The proteins below come from a single Nitrospiraceae bacterium genomic window:
- a CDS encoding TRAM domain-containing protein has protein sequence MMLTPASALSPVSKTPFLSIHQWLYLFLCLMVGMYAGFGQTTSQWTDALPDMVVGGFAGLLVGFLALWLERHLTACHRSTLIGGSLGLIVALTAIGFVVIMGMGTGLLQLSSLTPWIRLPIFLLFPYLGLMVGIHISNILLPAPQAEQAKDSPPRASLPPSNTLQKLLDSSAIIDGRILPLCTTGFLEGPFLVPKSILHELQTLADSAHPSKRIKGKRGLDILSQLQQLPNMEVVIIEDWDPDISAVDHQLIAIAKNREAKIVTNDWNLAKVASVQGVLSLNVNELTYQLRPLVLPGETIRVFIHKEGQGQEQGIAHLDDGTMVVVDHGAPLVGQAVEVVVTRFMQTNTGRMIFSTPQSKTSPLFVNLQPLLRDSEVVSGYSRSLVEDHR, from the coding sequence ATGATGCTTACGCCAGCCTCTGCGTTATCCCCAGTTTCAAAAACCCCATTTCTTTCCATTCACCAATGGCTGTACCTCTTCTTGTGCCTAATGGTGGGAATGTATGCTGGTTTTGGCCAAACAACCTCTCAGTGGACCGATGCCCTTCCAGACATGGTTGTCGGGGGCTTCGCAGGCTTGTTGGTCGGCTTCCTGGCTCTGTGGTTAGAACGACATCTGACGGCATGCCACCGCTCTACCTTGATTGGTGGGAGTCTTGGCCTCATCGTTGCCCTGACGGCGATCGGTTTTGTTGTGATCATGGGAATGGGGACAGGGCTGCTCCAACTGTCTTCTCTTACCCCGTGGATCAGGCTGCCTATCTTTCTTCTCTTTCCCTACCTCGGGCTGATGGTCGGTATTCACATCTCCAACATACTGCTGCCGGCCCCACAAGCGGAACAAGCAAAAGATTCCCCTCCTCGCGCCTCGCTACCCCCATCGAACACCCTTCAAAAATTGCTGGATTCTAGCGCCATAATCGATGGCCGAATACTCCCTCTCTGCACCACAGGTTTTTTGGAAGGTCCTTTCCTGGTTCCCAAAAGTATTCTGCATGAACTCCAAACCTTAGCCGACTCCGCTCACCCATCTAAACGAATTAAGGGGAAGCGTGGCTTGGATATCTTATCCCAACTTCAGCAACTGCCGAATATGGAGGTGGTGATCATCGAGGATTGGGACCCCGACATATCAGCGGTGGACCATCAACTCATCGCCATAGCCAAAAACCGTGAAGCCAAGATCGTGACCAACGATTGGAATTTGGCAAAAGTCGCATCAGTTCAAGGTGTGCTCTCCCTCAACGTCAACGAACTTACCTACCAATTACGCCCTTTAGTTTTGCCTGGCGAAACCATTCGAGTCTTCATTCACAAAGAGGGTCAGGGGCAAGAGCAGGGAATTGCCCATCTCGATGATGGCACGATGGTCGTCGTCGACCACGGTGCCCCTTTAGTCGGTCAAGCGGTTGAGGTGGTAGTGACCCGGTTCATGCAAACCAACACGGGACGGATGATTTTTTCAACTCCCCAGTCCAAAACCTCTCCATTGTTTGTCAATCTCCAACCACTTCTCAGGGATTCAGAGGTGGTTTCGGGATACTCTCGCAGCCTCGTGGAAGATCATAGATGA
- the glnD gene encoding [protein-PII] uridylyltransferase: MSVPPNGLTGHKEASLGLDVLQSQREVLRQRLIEGATGSEITQAFSDFMDALLIARFREVIQQGNAGVRAGWQQCCLVAMGGYGRRELAPYSDIDVMILTQGNQGEVAEALSAGVFHRLWDLGFQVGHSVRTLAECLTIAEADLAACTSLMESRFLIGSASVFQEFQRKFERRSIKKRAQRFVLDKIQEREKEYAKFGETVFMLEPNIKKSKGGLRDLHLLQWVGLARYGAGTIQELSNRGIIAIQDYQVLQEAQEFLWRVRCFLHFEAGRAQDILTFDDQVRLSALWGFVDHPHLLAVEQFMQVYFRHTTGLFDRGRRFLDQAREESWLDRVRQWWPPPLIEGHFRILENRLTIQTDKLLEVMESPMLLLRLFVTSHRQAVPIDSRILNELSQHMGTLPNEGFHTKPVSGLFRQILSSPGRIAQILEAMHQASLLEKLVPAFSRVRGLMQFNQYHKYTVDEHSLLAVREAERLQNHQGIIGEVYRNIPDKDILHLALLLHDLGKGRPGDHSEVGQEIAHLTADRLDLSEKERQTLAFLVRHHLQMSHTAFRRDLNDPKTIVTFARLVKTVGMLQKLFILTIADISAVGPEVMTKWKESLLGELYSLTYAELAGDAGSSNSGDGSKNISPETRDKLIKILKADRSEGHSPEPDWSEWVNAKLQQLPSRYVQSTPVDQMAAYLLAIRSLPVKPTHVEARFNQASGVSEYVLITREQTKPGIFMQVAGVLAAMGLQVLEAQIMTLKDGTVWDVFSVHDSDYEGPPSAWRLEEVAKEIQEVVEGRQLVHQMVERRRRMAFGRLFPTGRHPTEVHIDQGLSDAFTVIDVFADDKQGLLFVIAKTLVQLGLSIHMARIGTRLDQVADVFYVTNSQGEKILSGKDCEEIQHTLHAAVDQFLDE; encoded by the coding sequence ATGTCTGTGCCACCTAACGGTTTGACGGGACACAAGGAAGCCTCTCTGGGGCTAGATGTTCTCCAGTCCCAGCGGGAGGTTCTTCGACAACGCTTAATTGAAGGAGCGACCGGCAGTGAGATTACCCAGGCTTTTTCGGATTTCATGGATGCTTTACTGATCGCGCGGTTTCGGGAGGTCATTCAGCAAGGCAATGCCGGTGTGCGAGCTGGATGGCAGCAGTGTTGTTTAGTGGCCATGGGGGGGTATGGGCGTCGGGAGTTAGCTCCCTATTCCGACATCGATGTAATGATTCTCACTCAGGGCAATCAAGGGGAGGTCGCTGAGGCACTGTCTGCGGGAGTCTTTCACCGACTTTGGGATCTTGGGTTTCAAGTTGGGCATAGTGTGCGTACCCTCGCCGAATGTCTAACGATTGCAGAGGCCGATCTAGCTGCCTGTACCTCACTGATGGAATCCAGATTTCTGATCGGCAGTGCTTCAGTGTTTCAGGAGTTTCAAAGAAAATTCGAACGTCGGAGCATCAAGAAACGGGCGCAACGGTTTGTGCTGGATAAAATTCAAGAGCGTGAGAAGGAGTATGCCAAGTTTGGTGAGACGGTCTTTATGCTGGAACCGAATATTAAAAAAAGTAAGGGGGGGCTTCGTGATCTGCATTTGCTGCAATGGGTTGGCCTGGCTCGATATGGAGCGGGGACGATTCAAGAGCTCTCGAATCGGGGAATAATTGCTATTCAGGATTATCAGGTTCTGCAGGAAGCACAGGAATTTCTTTGGCGAGTTCGGTGTTTTTTGCATTTTGAAGCGGGACGGGCTCAAGATATCCTCACCTTCGACGATCAGGTTCGGCTTTCTGCACTTTGGGGATTTGTGGATCATCCTCATTTATTGGCCGTTGAGCAATTTATGCAAGTGTATTTCCGTCATACGACCGGGTTGTTTGATCGTGGGCGGCGGTTTCTTGATCAAGCCAGAGAGGAATCCTGGCTGGACCGGGTTCGCCAATGGTGGCCTCCCCCATTAATTGAGGGGCACTTCCGTATTCTGGAAAACCGGCTGACAATTCAGACGGATAAACTCCTCGAGGTGATGGAAAGCCCCATGTTGCTCCTGAGGTTATTTGTGACATCTCATCGTCAAGCAGTCCCTATTGATTCGCGCATTCTCAATGAATTGTCTCAGCACATGGGAACCCTACCCAATGAGGGGTTTCATACCAAGCCGGTGAGTGGGCTTTTTCGGCAAATTCTGTCAAGCCCCGGTCGGATAGCTCAAATTCTTGAGGCCATGCATCAGGCTAGTCTGCTGGAAAAGCTCGTGCCGGCATTCTCTCGAGTACGTGGCCTCATGCAGTTCAATCAATATCATAAATACACGGTCGATGAGCACAGTCTGCTCGCAGTGAGGGAAGCGGAACGGCTTCAAAATCATCAAGGGATCATCGGAGAGGTATACCGAAACATCCCTGATAAAGACATTTTGCATCTGGCGCTGTTGCTGCATGATTTAGGCAAAGGGCGTCCTGGGGATCATAGTGAAGTCGGTCAGGAAATTGCCCATTTAACAGCTGATCGGTTGGATTTATCTGAGAAGGAACGGCAGACTCTCGCATTCCTGGTTCGCCATCACTTGCAGATGTCGCATACGGCTTTTCGTCGAGATCTTAACGATCCTAAAACCATTGTCACATTTGCCCGATTGGTAAAAACAGTCGGGATGCTTCAAAAACTGTTTATTCTGACTATTGCAGATATATCAGCGGTGGGACCTGAGGTGATGACGAAATGGAAAGAGTCCTTATTAGGGGAACTGTATTCCCTGACCTACGCAGAGCTTGCCGGGGATGCAGGTTCATCAAATTCCGGTGATGGAAGTAAGAATATTTCCCCAGAAACTCGAGACAAACTTATTAAGATTTTAAAGGCCGATCGAAGCGAGGGACATTCTCCTGAACCTGACTGGTCGGAATGGGTGAACGCCAAACTTCAACAACTTCCCAGCCGGTACGTTCAGTCGACACCGGTTGACCAAATGGCGGCGTATCTCCTAGCCATTCGTTCTTTACCTGTCAAGCCGACTCATGTAGAAGCCAGATTCAATCAGGCATCAGGAGTTTCGGAGTATGTTCTGATCACCCGTGAACAGACCAAACCAGGTATTTTTATGCAAGTGGCCGGAGTGTTAGCCGCCATGGGTTTGCAGGTATTGGAAGCGCAGATTATGACACTAAAGGATGGCACGGTGTGGGATGTGTTTTCGGTCCATGATTCAGACTATGAAGGGCCGCCATCTGCCTGGCGCCTGGAGGAAGTGGCGAAGGAAATTCAAGAGGTCGTGGAGGGAAGACAATTAGTTCACCAAATGGTTGAACGACGACGGCGCATGGCTTTTGGTCGTCTATTTCCTACTGGCCGGCATCCCACGGAGGTCCATATTGATCAAGGGCTCTCAGATGCCTTTACGGTGATTGACGTCTTTGCCGATGACAAGCAAGGGTTGCTCTTTGTGATCGCCAAAACGCTGGTTCAATTGGGTCTGTCAATTCATATGGCCAGAATCGGGACCAGGTTAGATCAGGTGGCCGATGTCTTTTATGTGACCAATTCTCAGGGAGAAAAAATCCTGTCCGGTAAGGACTGTGAGGAAATTCAACATACTCTTCATGCGGCGGTTGATCAATTTCTGGATGAATAA
- a CDS encoding NAD+ synthase yields MMMIRLAMVQMNAVVGDLEGNTRTICGWIREARKAKADVVVFPELAVCGYPPEDLLLMPKFLFDISRMRDRITKVTTGIMAVVGSVIESDRSAQQRLGDHGKDRRKPLNAAWVLVNGQVKRSYAKCKLPNYGVFDEERYFQPGRTSPVYGLGPLRIGINICEDIWFADGPTSWQAAYGGAHLVLNINASPYHVGKTQNRERMLAIRAKANNVMVSYTNMVGGQDELVFDGNSLVMDSTGVVLARAKAFKEDFLLTDLQIPVTRKRKSKGPGNASKVDGEDVRVPMIRTGWTPRWPKSGVPGVRRLTPVIGELEEIYRALVLGVQDYVRKNAFSRVLVGISGGIDSALTALIARDALGASNVMGVMMPSPYTSKESREDARRLGERLGIEMQHLSITRAFKVLLGVLGKSFQGFQADTTEENLQARIRGTLLMALSNKFGYLVLTTGNKSEMSVGYATLYGDMAGGFAVIKDIPKTKVYQLSRWRSEYWDSDFDRVIIPERIQVRAPSAELRHDQTDQDTLPPYPVLDAILQAYVEDNESMGRIVKMGYDSHVVRTIMGMVDRSEYKRRQAPVGIKITSRALGKDRRMPITNRYCSGA; encoded by the coding sequence ATCATGATGATTCGATTAGCGATGGTGCAGATGAATGCGGTGGTTGGGGATCTTGAGGGGAATACCCGCACTATTTGCGGATGGATTCGAGAGGCGAGGAAAGCTAAAGCCGATGTGGTTGTCTTTCCAGAGTTGGCTGTGTGTGGATATCCTCCAGAAGATCTGCTTCTTATGCCGAAGTTTCTATTTGATATTAGTCGGATGCGGGACCGTATTACCAAAGTCACGACCGGAATTATGGCGGTAGTGGGAAGCGTGATTGAATCTGATCGTTCGGCTCAACAACGGCTCGGGGATCACGGGAAGGATCGAAGGAAGCCATTGAATGCAGCATGGGTTCTGGTCAATGGTCAGGTGAAAAGATCGTATGCCAAATGCAAGCTCCCCAACTATGGGGTGTTTGACGAAGAACGGTATTTTCAACCGGGACGAACCAGTCCGGTCTACGGCCTCGGCCCGTTGCGAATTGGCATTAATATTTGTGAAGACATATGGTTCGCTGATGGTCCGACCAGCTGGCAGGCAGCATATGGGGGCGCTCATCTGGTTCTCAACATTAATGCCTCACCTTATCACGTCGGAAAAACCCAAAATCGTGAACGCATGTTAGCTATTCGGGCGAAAGCCAACAATGTCATGGTCAGTTACACCAATATGGTTGGAGGACAGGATGAATTGGTCTTTGATGGGAATAGTCTCGTCATGGATTCCACCGGTGTGGTCCTTGCGCGAGCAAAAGCCTTCAAAGAAGATTTCCTGCTGACCGATTTGCAGATTCCTGTAACACGAAAGAGGAAATCGAAGGGGCCTGGAAACGCATCTAAAGTTGATGGCGAAGATGTTCGGGTTCCGATGATCCGCACGGGGTGGACGCCGAGGTGGCCAAAATCCGGCGTTCCAGGTGTGAGAAGGCTCACACCGGTAATCGGTGAGTTAGAGGAGATATACCGGGCACTTGTGCTAGGAGTGCAGGATTATGTGAGGAAGAATGCCTTCTCAAGGGTTCTTGTCGGTATCAGCGGAGGGATTGATTCGGCATTGACGGCATTGATTGCTCGGGATGCCTTAGGTGCGTCCAATGTGATGGGTGTAATGATGCCATCCCCCTATACCTCTAAGGAAAGTCGTGAGGATGCACGTCGGCTAGGAGAAAGATTGGGAATCGAGATGCAGCACCTTTCGATCACGAGGGCGTTCAAGGTTTTGCTTGGGGTGCTGGGCAAGTCTTTTCAGGGTTTTCAGGCTGATACGACGGAAGAAAATCTGCAAGCTCGCATCCGAGGAACACTGCTGATGGCTCTTTCCAATAAGTTCGGGTATTTAGTCCTGACTACAGGAAATAAAAGCGAAATGAGTGTGGGGTATGCCACGCTGTACGGCGATATGGCTGGTGGGTTTGCCGTGATCAAAGATATTCCCAAAACGAAGGTGTATCAGCTTTCTCGATGGCGAAGTGAGTATTGGGACTCTGATTTTGATCGAGTGATTATCCCTGAAAGAATTCAGGTGCGTGCTCCTTCTGCTGAGTTGAGGCACGATCAGACGGATCAGGATACCCTCCCTCCCTATCCTGTGTTAGATGCCATTCTGCAAGCCTATGTTGAGGACAATGAGTCAATGGGCAGGATTGTGAAGATGGGCTACGATTCTCATGTTGTGCGAACTATCATGGGAATGGTGGATCGGAGCGAATACAAGCGTCGACAAGCGCCGGTGGGCATTAAAATTACCTCGAGAGCCTTAGGAAAGGATCGGCGCATGCCGATTACGAATCGATATTGTTCGGGAGCTTAA
- a CDS encoding GAF domain-containing protein, with protein MAATRPSTIEDLKHLVRERTREVQILHRISESISSTLELETVLKQIVEVVVEVTKGDACLLYLISETTDELILRASKNPHPRLIGRISIGLGEGITGWVAREKIPVVIPRNASDDARFKFFHRLPEDRYQAFVSVPITSKGKMVGVINVQHKRSKRYAEETLALLLTIANQVGGAIANARLYDDMRQKARRLEILSQVSETVASNRLIEDVLQLIVTMTAQLMNSKICSIMLVDQASGELRIAATQSLSDAYRRKPPLKVGQSMSGRAVQDQHPVYVADVKAEDGYFYRDLAKQEGLHSLLSIPMLMKENPIGVINVYTSSYHAFSDEEVTTLQAIANQSAVAIEHTRLMEKSFEMQEALEVRKLVERAKGFLMASRGLSEPEAFRLMQRQSMNLRKSMREIADAIILAEELQRATQ; from the coding sequence ATGGCTGCAACCCGTCCTTCGACGATAGAAGACCTTAAGCACCTTGTTCGGGAACGGACCCGTGAGGTGCAGATTCTTCACCGAATCAGCGAATCTATTAGTAGTACATTGGAGCTGGAAACGGTATTGAAGCAAATCGTGGAAGTGGTTGTGGAAGTGACGAAGGGGGATGCCTGCTTGTTGTATTTGATTTCTGAAACAACAGACGAGCTTATATTGCGTGCATCGAAAAATCCGCATCCCCGTCTTATCGGGCGCATATCCATCGGTTTGGGAGAAGGCATTACCGGGTGGGTGGCACGAGAAAAAATTCCCGTGGTAATTCCTCGCAATGCAAGTGATGACGCCAGATTTAAGTTTTTTCATCGTCTGCCGGAAGACCGGTATCAGGCGTTTGTGTCAGTCCCCATTACGAGCAAGGGGAAAATGGTCGGTGTCATTAATGTTCAGCATAAGCGGTCAAAGCGGTATGCTGAGGAAACGCTAGCGCTCCTACTGACCATTGCCAATCAGGTCGGCGGCGCCATTGCCAATGCCAGATTGTATGATGATATGCGGCAAAAAGCGCGTCGACTTGAAATCCTTTCCCAAGTCTCGGAAACGGTGGCTTCTAATCGATTGATAGAGGATGTCCTTCAATTAATTGTCACCATGACGGCTCAGCTGATGAATTCAAAAATTTGCTCGATCATGCTTGTCGACCAGGCTTCGGGGGAACTTCGTATTGCCGCCACCCAAAGCCTGAGTGATGCGTACCGGCGAAAGCCACCGTTGAAGGTCGGTCAGAGCATGAGCGGTCGGGCGGTGCAGGATCAGCATCCGGTGTATGTCGCGGATGTGAAGGCAGAAGACGGGTATTTTTATCGGGATTTGGCGAAACAGGAAGGATTGCATTCGTTATTGTCCATTCCCATGCTCATGAAGGAAAATCCGATTGGGGTTATTAATGTATATACTTCCAGTTATCATGCGTTTTCAGACGAAGAGGTTACCACGCTTCAGGCCATTGCGAATCAATCTGCTGTCGCCATTGAGCACACCCGGCTTATGGAAAAATCGTTTGAGATGCAGGAGGCTCTGGAAGTGCGAAAATTGGTAGAGCGTGCTAAAGGGTTTTTAATGGCCTCCAGGGGATTGTCAGAGCCTGAAGCATTTCGTCTTATGCAACGCCAAAGCATGAATCTTCGAAAATCCATGAGGGAAATTGCCGATGCGATTATTCTCGCGGAGGAACTTCAACGGGCGACTCAATAA
- a CDS encoding 3-dehydroquinate synthase, giving the protein MKTSESSNHVPVSLGDRSYQVLIQPHILPQIGRVLQDVGLAGRVAIVTNPVVNEIYGRVVFRSLKRCGFSPFLVVIPDGEKAKSMYWLSKILDELVTQRLERQEVVLALGGGVVGDVAGFAASVYLRGVSFVQVPTTLVAQVDSSVGGKTGVNHPIGKNLIGAFYQPRVVVVDPQALQSLPKREWVAGLAEVIKYGMIADLKFFEYLEQHVEDLREQAEDVIPTVIRRCCEIKAEVVGGDERESGRRRILNYGHTVGHALETWGRYRTWIHGEAVGIGMVQEATMAHFLGLCTKELVERQRDLIQDVGLPIVMPSMTFMELWGAIQHDKKVVNGQINCVLPTTIGKVKVVPLVRQRIRQWFTASQSSRGKGLDLLPQAVSRPHLSKKK; this is encoded by the coding sequence ATGAAGACCTCTGAAAGTTCGAATCACGTTCCGGTTTCTTTGGGAGATCGGAGTTATCAAGTCCTTATTCAACCGCATATTCTGCCTCAAATAGGTCGTGTGCTTCAGGATGTAGGATTGGCAGGGCGAGTTGCTATTGTGACCAATCCAGTTGTCAATGAAATTTACGGACGGGTAGTTTTCCGTTCCCTAAAGCGGTGTGGATTTTCTCCATTTCTTGTGGTGATACCTGATGGAGAAAAAGCCAAATCCATGTATTGGTTGTCAAAAATACTGGATGAACTGGTCACCCAACGACTTGAACGGCAGGAAGTGGTGTTAGCCTTAGGGGGAGGGGTCGTGGGCGATGTGGCGGGGTTTGCGGCCTCCGTTTATCTGCGCGGAGTTTCATTTGTCCAAGTGCCGACGACATTGGTGGCTCAAGTAGATTCAAGCGTGGGTGGGAAAACAGGGGTCAACCATCCAATAGGGAAAAATTTGATCGGAGCGTTTTACCAGCCACGTGTCGTTGTTGTTGACCCGCAGGCATTGCAATCTCTTCCAAAACGTGAATGGGTAGCAGGGTTAGCCGAGGTGATTAAGTACGGCATGATTGCGGATCTGAAATTTTTTGAATATTTAGAACAACACGTTGAAGACTTACGGGAACAAGCAGAGGATGTCATCCCAACAGTGATTCGGCGGTGTTGTGAAATTAAAGCTGAAGTTGTGGGTGGAGATGAACGGGAATCGGGACGCAGGCGAATTTTGAATTATGGCCACACCGTAGGCCACGCACTGGAAACCTGGGGCCGTTATCGAACATGGATTCATGGAGAGGCGGTAGGAATTGGCATGGTGCAGGAGGCCACAATGGCACATTTTTTAGGGTTGTGTACGAAGGAGCTGGTTGAGCGGCAACGCGACTTGATTCAGGATGTTGGGTTGCCCATTGTCATGCCTTCCATGACGTTTATGGAGCTCTGGGGGGCCATTCAACACGACAAAAAGGTCGTAAATGGTCAAATCAATTGCGTTTTACCTACCACAATCGGGAAGGTCAAGGTCGTTCCCCTGGTTCGACAACGTATTCGCCAATGGTTTACTGCCAGTCAGTCCTCTCGTGGGAAAGGATTGGATCTTCTTCCTCAGGCCGTGAGCCGTCCACATCTATCCAAGAAAAAATAA
- the aroC gene encoding chorismate synthase: MLRYLNAGESHGRGLMAVVEGVPSGLPVTAEGINADLIRRQGGYGRGGRMRIEKDRIEFICGVRKGKTLGNPLGLLIWNKDWENWKDIMASEPGPPSTERVVTRPRPGHADLVGAIKYGHSDIRNVLEKASARETAIRVAIGGVAKSLLAEFDMRVVSYTMNIGGVAAPSPKDPLIAYEHAEQSEVRCHDPETAKKMVEQIRAAKHKGDSLGGIFEVVVTNVPIGLGTYAQWDRRLSARLAFAAMSIQAMKGVEIGMGFESARRFGSEVHDDIYFDKATGQFIRKSNNAGGLEGGITNGQPIVLRVAMKPIATLYTPKDSVDIETKEPFEATVERSDICTVPAAGVVGEAVIAYEMANALIEKFGGDTLDEMKRNFEAYQEYVRTF; encoded by the coding sequence ATGTTGCGATATTTAAATGCGGGAGAATCTCATGGAAGAGGTCTAATGGCTGTGGTCGAAGGGGTTCCGTCTGGATTGCCGGTCACGGCCGAAGGGATTAATGCGGATTTGATTCGCCGCCAGGGCGGATATGGGCGTGGCGGTCGGATGCGAATTGAAAAAGACCGGATTGAGTTTATTTGTGGAGTTCGAAAAGGGAAAACTTTGGGAAATCCACTAGGACTCTTGATTTGGAATAAAGATTGGGAAAACTGGAAGGACATCATGGCGTCCGAACCTGGTCCCCCTTCCACTGAACGAGTGGTGACTCGTCCACGGCCGGGACATGCAGATTTGGTTGGAGCTATCAAATATGGTCACAGCGATATCCGCAATGTGCTAGAAAAGGCCAGTGCCAGGGAAACAGCAATTAGGGTTGCCATTGGTGGTGTGGCGAAATCGTTGCTGGCTGAGTTTGATATGCGGGTGGTCAGTTACACAATGAACATTGGAGGGGTCGCAGCTCCCAGTCCGAAGGATCCGTTGATAGCGTATGAACATGCAGAACAATCTGAGGTGCGATGTCATGACCCTGAGACGGCAAAAAAAATGGTTGAACAGATTCGGGCAGCTAAGCATAAAGGGGATTCCTTAGGCGGAATTTTTGAGGTTGTGGTCACGAACGTCCCAATCGGGCTGGGGACCTATGCTCAATGGGATCGGCGCCTAAGTGCTCGCTTGGCATTTGCTGCCATGAGTATTCAAGCGATGAAGGGGGTAGAGATTGGCATGGGATTTGAGTCGGCCCGCCGTTTTGGATCTGAAGTGCATGATGACATTTATTTCGACAAAGCCACAGGGCAATTTATTAGAAAATCGAACAATGCCGGTGGGTTGGAAGGCGGTATTACGAATGGGCAACCGATCGTTCTGCGAGTGGCCATGAAACCCATTGCGACTCTCTATACCCCCAAAGACAGTGTGGACATCGAAACTAAAGAACCGTTTGAGGCCACGGTAGAGCGTTCAGATATTTGTACTGTTCCAGCTGCCGGCGTCGTGGGCGAAGCGGTGATTGCCTATGAAATGGCCAATGCCCTGATTGAAAAATTTGGTGGAGATACCTTGGATGAAATGAAAAGAAATTTTGAAGCGTATCAAGAATATGTCCGCACGTTTTGA